From a single Vanacampus margaritifer isolate UIUO_Vmar chromosome 15, RoL_Vmar_1.0, whole genome shotgun sequence genomic region:
- the ufsp1 gene encoding ufm1-specific protease 1 isoform X2 codes for MAVSASLAPSAPLGPLIGNETLFEDPRHFSEPLKTSLVEGEYQYYHYGCDGQDDRGWGCGYRTIQTMASWLGYNCTTLIQNKPPPNIPEIQQALVSMMDKPSSFLGSKEWIGTFEASLVLSYFYDVPCRLVHVRSGGAELEQVAVEELHQHFDRHRCPVMMGGDRDNSSKGIFGVCSGTAGSYLLIVDPHYYGSRMERGEAQKRGWAVWKRLASFNQSSFYNLCLPQIGR; via the exons ATGGCGGTGTCCGCATCGCTCGCACCGTCTGCGCCCCTCGGTCCGTTAATTGGAAACGAGACCCTTTTTGAGGATCCACGCCACTTTTCCG AACCTCTGAAAACGAGCCTCGTCGAAGGGGAGTATCAGTATTACCATTATGGCTGCGACGGACAAGATGACAGAGGATGGGGGTGTGGATACCGTACCATCCAAACTATGGCTTCCTGGCTGGGATATAATTGTACAACTCTGATCCAAAACAAACCTCCACCAAACATCCCAGAGATCCAACAAGCCTTGGTGTCCATGATGGACAAGCCGAGCTCATTTCTGGGTTCCAAGGAGTGGATTGGGACATTTGAAGCCTCTCTGGTGCTCTCCTATTTTTATGATGTCCCCTGTAGGTTGGTGCACGTCAGAAGCGGAGGAGCGGAGCTGGAGCAGGTTGCGGTGGAAGAGCTCCATCAGCACTTTGACAGACATAGATGCCCCGTCATGATGGGTGGAGACAGGGACAACTCATCAAAGGGGATCTTTGGGGTGTGCAGTGGGACCGCTGGAAGCTACCTGCTTATCGTGGACCCCCACTACTATGGAAGTCGGATGGAGAGGGGCGAGGCCCAAAAGCGAGGCTGGGCAGTGTGGAAAAGATTGGCGTCTTTCAATCAGTCCTCTTTTTATAATCTGTGCTTGCCTCAGATTGGCAgataa
- the ufsp1 gene encoding ufm1-specific protease 1 isoform X1 encodes MGLYQNRKSTQSLSLQTESTYNELLLNMNQSDLTSGGEMVIDWGESAVGNVNVMARVTTLLTNVHTGLPPPVTEPLKTSLVEGEYQYYHYGCDGQDDRGWGCGYRTIQTMASWLGYNCTTLIQNKPPPNIPEIQQALVSMMDKPSSFLGSKEWIGTFEASLVLSYFYDVPCRLVHVRSGGAELEQVAVEELHQHFDRHRCPVMMGGDRDNSSKGIFGVCSGTAGSYLLIVDPHYYGSRMERGEAQKRGWAVWKRLASFNQSSFYNLCLPQIGR; translated from the coding sequence ATGGGGTTGTACCAAAACAGGAAGTCGACGCAAAGCTTATCATTACAGACGGAATCGACGTACAATGAATTACTTTTAAACATGAACCAAAGCGATCTCACGTCGGGAGGCGAGATGGTGATTGATTGGGGTGAAAGCGCCGTTGGAAACGTCAATGTTATGGCGAGGGTGACAACTCTTTTGACGAACGTCCACACTGGTCTGCCGCCCCCAGTTACAGAACCTCTGAAAACGAGCCTCGTCGAAGGGGAGTATCAGTATTACCATTATGGCTGCGACGGACAAGATGACAGAGGATGGGGGTGTGGATACCGTACCATCCAAACTATGGCTTCCTGGCTGGGATATAATTGTACAACTCTGATCCAAAACAAACCTCCACCAAACATCCCAGAGATCCAACAAGCCTTGGTGTCCATGATGGACAAGCCGAGCTCATTTCTGGGTTCCAAGGAGTGGATTGGGACATTTGAAGCCTCTCTGGTGCTCTCCTATTTTTATGATGTCCCCTGTAGGTTGGTGCACGTCAGAAGCGGAGGAGCGGAGCTGGAGCAGGTTGCGGTGGAAGAGCTCCATCAGCACTTTGACAGACATAGATGCCCCGTCATGATGGGTGGAGACAGGGACAACTCATCAAAGGGGATCTTTGGGGTGTGCAGTGGGACCGCTGGAAGCTACCTGCTTATCGTGGACCCCCACTACTATGGAAGTCGGATGGAGAGGGGCGAGGCCCAAAAGCGAGGCTGGGCAGTGTGGAAAAGATTGGCGTCTTTCAATCAGTCCTCTTTTTATAATCTGTGCTTGCCTCAGATTGGCAgataa